The Paenibacillus sophorae genome has a segment encoding these proteins:
- a CDS encoding GNAT family N-acetyltransferase: MLIKDMDAQARKEAANLAGPLMVSRGKIHRLEELPGCCVEDGDGNMLAAIFYNVQNGECEIVSLESRAENRGAGTKLIEAVTARARSEGCARVWLITSNDNTRAIRFYQKRGFDLKAVHRDAITEARKLKPSIPLIGNDGIPIRHELELEYLL; encoded by the coding sequence ATGTTGATTAAAGATATGGATGCGCAGGCCAGGAAGGAAGCCGCCAACCTTGCCGGTCCGCTGATGGTCTCCCGGGGGAAGATTCACCGGTTGGAGGAACTGCCCGGCTGCTGCGTGGAAGATGGGGATGGGAACATGTTGGCGGCAATCTTCTATAATGTGCAGAACGGGGAGTGCGAGATCGTCTCGCTGGAGAGTAGAGCGGAGAATCGCGGTGCAGGCACGAAGCTCATCGAGGCGGTAACCGCGCGCGCCCGGTCGGAAGGGTGTGCCAGAGTCTGGCTCATTACGTCCAATGATAATACGAGGGCAATCCGCTTTTATCAGAAAAGGGGATTCGATCTCAAGGCCGTTCACCGGGATGCCATTACAGAGGCGCGCAAGCTTAAGCCGTCGATTCCCCTGATCGGGAATGACGGCATTCCGATCCGACATGAGCTTGAACTGGAGTACTTGTTGTAA